The Mycolicibacterium boenickei genome has a segment encoding these proteins:
- a CDS encoding alpha-amylase family protein codes for MPEPAWVAHAIWWQIYPLGFVGAFPAEEPPTPGEHRLRRIVGWLDHAVQLGASGIALGPIFASRTHGYDTTDHFRIDPRLGDDDDFDHLVAEARSRGLRVLLDGVFNHVGTEFARYRDGDASWFLQRGNGFATFEGHGELITLNHANPEVMSYTAEVMAHWLRRGADGWRLDAAYAVPDRFWAQVLPPVRREFPDAWFLGEVIHGDYTATVRAATFDSVTQYELWKAIWSSLNDGNFHELDWALKRHNDFLETFVPLTFVGNHDVTRIASQLQNSAHLEHALVLLLTTGGTPSIYAGDESAYRGVKEDRRGGDDAVRPEFTTAPEDSDALRLHQYLIGLRRRHPWLHTATTTPVLLTNTRYVYRTSAGPDSLIVALNIDEAPLPLSLPELGAGSGRVIAGSGAPPQEDISHTEVPAHGWLIIQPY; via the coding sequence GTGCCTGAGCCGGCCTGGGTCGCCCACGCGATCTGGTGGCAGATCTATCCACTGGGTTTCGTCGGCGCGTTTCCCGCCGAGGAACCGCCGACCCCCGGCGAACACCGGTTGCGCCGGATCGTCGGATGGCTCGACCACGCTGTGCAACTGGGCGCCTCCGGCATCGCGCTCGGCCCGATCTTCGCGTCACGGACCCACGGGTACGACACCACTGATCACTTCCGTATCGACCCCCGCCTGGGCGACGACGACGACTTCGACCACTTGGTGGCCGAGGCCCGGTCGCGCGGGCTCCGCGTCCTGCTCGACGGCGTGTTCAACCACGTGGGCACCGAGTTCGCCCGGTACCGCGACGGGGACGCCTCATGGTTTCTTCAGCGGGGCAACGGTTTCGCCACCTTTGAAGGGCACGGCGAGCTGATCACCCTCAACCACGCCAACCCGGAGGTGATGTCCTACACGGCCGAGGTGATGGCGCACTGGTTGCGCCGCGGCGCCGACGGCTGGCGCCTCGATGCCGCCTATGCGGTACCCGACCGGTTCTGGGCGCAGGTATTGCCGCCGGTGCGCCGGGAGTTCCCCGACGCCTGGTTCCTCGGCGAGGTGATCCACGGTGACTACACCGCGACCGTCCGCGCCGCCACCTTCGACTCGGTGACCCAGTACGAGCTGTGGAAAGCCATCTGGAGCAGCCTCAACGACGGCAACTTCCACGAACTGGACTGGGCGTTGAAGCGGCACAACGACTTCCTCGAGACCTTCGTGCCACTGACCTTCGTGGGCAACCACGACGTGACCAGGATCGCCAGCCAGCTGCAGAATTCCGCGCACCTCGAGCACGCACTGGTGCTGTTGCTGACCACCGGCGGAACCCCGAGCATCTATGCCGGCGACGAGTCCGCGTACCGAGGCGTCAAGGAGGACCGCCGCGGTGGCGACGATGCGGTACGACCGGAATTCACCACTGCACCAGAAGATTCCGATGCGCTACGGCTGCACCAGTATCTGATCGGACTGCGCCGCAGGCATCCGTGGCTGCACACCGCGACGACGACGCCGGTGCTGCTGACCAACACCCGGTACGTCTACCGGACCAGCGCGGGCCCCGACTCCCTGATCGTGGCGCTCAACATCGATGAAGCGCCGCTGCCGCTGTCACTGCCCGAGCTCGGGGCGGGATCGGGACGGGTGATCGCAGGGTCGGGCGCGCCACCGCAGGAGGACATCAGCCATACCGAGGTTCCGGCGCACGGGTGGCTGATCATCCAGCCGTACTGA
- a CDS encoding nucleoside deaminase, with protein MAISENDLGQLRKCVDLAREALDDGDEPFGSLLVDHTGTTVFTDRNRVKDGDATQHPEFAIARWAVEHLSPQDRARATVYTSGEHCPMCSAAHAWVGLGRIVYATSSEQLSGWLSEWGVPPGPVAPLPITAVAPGIEVDGPARELAETMKDLYAAKFRA; from the coding sequence GTGGCCATCAGCGAGAACGACCTCGGTCAGCTGCGCAAATGTGTCGACCTCGCCCGCGAGGCACTCGACGACGGCGACGAACCCTTCGGGTCGCTACTGGTCGATCACACGGGAACCACGGTGTTCACCGACCGCAACAGGGTCAAGGACGGCGACGCCACCCAGCATCCCGAATTCGCCATCGCTCGCTGGGCCGTCGAACACCTGAGCCCGCAGGACCGGGCCCGCGCCACCGTGTACACCTCGGGCGAGCACTGCCCGATGTGCTCCGCCGCGCACGCCTGGGTCGGCCTGGGCCGCATCGTCTACGCCACCTCCTCGGAGCAGTTGAGCGGCTGGCTGTCCGAGTGGGGGGTGCCGCCCGGTCCGGTGGCGCCGCTGCCCATCACCGCGGTGGCCCCGGGAATCGAGGTGGACGGCCCGGCGCGGGAACTGGCCGAAACCATGAAGGACCTGTACGCGGCGAAGTTTCGTGCCTGA
- a CDS encoding tetratricopeptide repeat protein — MFDTPVSSHPGSVSLVTDPAQTEPYYRLGSYHRPTDTPSPPAQIWFDRGMVWSYAFNHEEAIRCFERALQLDPDFALARWGIAYAVGPNYNKAWDAFDPTDLSTSLARARTELERATTGRASTLERDLISALHKRFPTADPEDSEALTAGHAAYADAMTALAAAYPDDIDVQTLAADALLNVTAWALWDGRTGEPAPGSRVVEAKQILDAALATASGRQHPGVLHLYIHAMEMSTTPQAALPAADLLRGLVPDAGHLQHMASHIDVLCGDYRNSVTANLAAVQADRKFVAREGALNFYSLYRAHDLHFVVYSAMFEGSSRIALAAAEELAAQLTPEVLSVSSPPMADWLEAFVPLRVHVLVRFGRWEDLIAEPLPADPELYCTTTATVHYGRGVAHAAAGQIEQARSERDNFLDAYRRIPETRYLFNNTSLDILAIAEQMLNGEIAYREGDYDTAFAYLRRAIELDDALPYDEPWGWMQPTRHAYGALLLEQGHVEEAARVYAADLGLDPTLSRSSHHPNNVWSLHGYHECLRRLGRDAEAVIIGQQLELAQARADVTVQASCACRLEVANPCCGRD, encoded by the coding sequence ATGTTCGACACGCCGGTGTCGAGCCACCCGGGTAGCGTCAGCCTCGTGACGGATCCCGCCCAGACCGAACCGTATTACCGGCTCGGGAGCTACCACCGGCCGACGGACACGCCTTCGCCACCGGCACAGATCTGGTTCGACCGTGGCATGGTCTGGTCGTACGCCTTCAACCACGAGGAAGCCATCCGGTGCTTCGAGCGGGCGCTGCAGCTCGACCCGGATTTCGCGCTGGCCCGCTGGGGCATCGCCTACGCGGTGGGTCCCAACTACAACAAGGCCTGGGACGCGTTCGACCCGACCGACCTGAGCACGTCGCTGGCCCGGGCCCGAACCGAGCTCGAGCGTGCCACCACCGGCCGGGCCTCGACCCTGGAACGCGACCTGATCAGCGCTCTGCACAAGCGATTTCCGACCGCCGACCCCGAGGATTCCGAAGCCCTGACCGCGGGGCACGCCGCCTACGCGGACGCCATGACGGCGCTGGCCGCGGCCTACCCCGACGACATCGACGTGCAGACCCTGGCCGCCGACGCCCTGCTCAACGTGACCGCGTGGGCATTGTGGGACGGTCGGACCGGTGAGCCTGCCCCGGGATCTCGTGTGGTGGAGGCGAAACAGATCCTCGACGCGGCCCTGGCCACCGCCTCCGGCCGCCAGCACCCCGGGGTGTTGCACCTCTACATCCACGCGATGGAGATGTCGACGACACCGCAGGCGGCACTGCCCGCCGCCGACCTGTTGCGCGGGCTGGTGCCCGACGCGGGGCATCTGCAACACATGGCCAGCCACATCGACGTACTGTGCGGTGACTACCGCAACTCGGTGACGGCCAATCTCGCTGCGGTACAAGCGGACAGGAAGTTCGTCGCCCGCGAGGGGGCGCTGAACTTCTACTCGCTCTACCGGGCGCACGACCTGCATTTCGTGGTGTATTCGGCCATGTTCGAGGGCAGTTCACGGATCGCCCTGGCGGCCGCCGAGGAGCTGGCGGCCCAACTGACCCCCGAGGTGCTCTCGGTCTCCTCCCCGCCGATGGCGGACTGGCTCGAGGCCTTCGTTCCGCTACGGGTGCACGTGCTGGTGCGGTTCGGCCGCTGGGAGGACCTGATCGCCGAACCACTGCCCGCCGATCCCGAGCTGTACTGCACCACCACCGCGACCGTCCACTACGGCCGCGGCGTCGCCCATGCGGCCGCCGGCCAGATCGAGCAGGCCCGCTCCGAACGGGACAACTTCCTCGACGCCTACCGCAGAATCCCCGAAACGCGGTACCTGTTCAACAACACCAGCCTCGACATCCTGGCCATCGCCGAGCAGATGTTGAACGGTGAAATCGCCTACCGGGAAGGCGATTACGACACCGCGTTCGCCTACCTGCGCCGGGCCATCGAACTCGACGACGCGCTGCCCTACGACGAACCCTGGGGATGGATGCAGCCGACCCGGCATGCCTACGGCGCGTTGCTGCTCGAACAGGGTCATGTCGAGGAAGCCGCCCGCGTCTACGCGGCCGACCTGGGCCTGGACCCCACCCTGAGCCGGTCCAGCCACCACCCGAACAACGTGTGGAGTCTGCACGGCTACCACGAATGCCTTCGCCGGCTGGGCCGCGACGCCGAGGCCGTCATCATCGGGCAGCAACTCGAGTTGGCCCAGGCGCGTGCCGATGTCACGGTGCAGGCCTCCTGCGCGTGCCGCCTCGAGGTGGCGAACCCGTGTTGCGGCCGCGACTGA
- a CDS encoding PaaI family thioesterase, which yields MPGYTHVEGLSSADVQRLRSVWEPLADSVRALIDASIRSQVDADEVAAVRAQIDDATARLRADQIDGPFGVQFTSDGARMPWGNPAIGIRNPIAPPLVMVKDADGGVHTDFNLGAPYEGPPGHVHGGVVAMVLDHVLGEVAASDSDRPRFTGTLTIRYLRATPLGDLRAEGRITRTDGIKAFASGHVSDAEGITAEAEGVFILPKWARG from the coding sequence ATGCCGGGATACACCCATGTCGAGGGCCTCAGTTCCGCCGATGTGCAACGCCTGCGGTCGGTGTGGGAGCCGCTGGCCGATTCGGTGCGGGCACTGATCGACGCCAGTATCCGATCGCAGGTCGACGCCGACGAGGTCGCCGCCGTGCGGGCCCAGATCGACGATGCCACCGCGCGGTTGCGGGCCGACCAGATCGACGGGCCGTTTGGCGTTCAGTTCACCTCGGACGGTGCCCGGATGCCGTGGGGCAACCCCGCGATCGGCATCCGCAACCCGATCGCGCCGCCCCTGGTGATGGTCAAGGACGCCGACGGCGGTGTCCACACGGACTTCAACCTCGGCGCCCCATACGAGGGTCCGCCCGGCCATGTCCATGGCGGCGTGGTGGCCATGGTGCTCGATCACGTGCTGGGCGAGGTGGCGGCCAGCGACTCGGACCGTCCGCGGTTCACCGGCACGCTGACCATCCGCTATCTGCGGGCCACCCCGCTGGGCGATCTGCGCGCCGAGGGCCGGATCACCCGCACGGACGGCATCAAAGCCTTTGCCTCCGGCCATGTTTCCGATGCCGAGGGAATCACCGCCGAGGCCGAAGGTGTTTTCATCCTGCCGAAATGGGCGCGCGGGTGA
- a CDS encoding FUSC family protein, translating to MHTGGQAADALRLSTPDAGAVARSLIGVLAVTAVALALGSGATAMWTLSGGVIAGAIALQRSPGGRVPLVVTGSVELAIAVLLGTLTGWHSPVFIAAVALWCFAAGMQWSLGANAGLVASAASALLVLAPPVAPTVGQALLAPVLVVLAGVVQAALIAVWPPRRWRAQRDGLTRAYRSLATDSRNVAANSAADVDDAPLTWLREVFADSQVSQRPRAYHGGYRLPERLAGTLASLHASAERDDRDDETGESATDDGLPQLLTAAAVLLDAIADHGHTARRDAEHALVRVHTAAAAVTGPEAALAQRFCEQLREAAVLRFGQLHRPDLIGSLASAPAVVRSHLTWTSPILRHAIRLSVTTALAVAAARYGGLEHAYWMPLAVVVVLRPETAHTYTRCAGRIAGLCVGIIAASVLTLMWQPGPLGSAVCALLFVGLAYGVAQFGYLAVGAAVGAIIMFAVGVSASAPWSGNADRLFAVLIGGALAVMAHVALPDHALIRLRQRAGELLMTEIDYAALVIKAFVHEIDHPAEILSAAWQRAFRARAAFEAAWGATSLDPPILRRWLRSYRTALNSVTSACTTLENSLPTHPSSALHSEFIAAVDDYVEALRGAPPSPAVPWSLDTAELSTALRRVHNVASTLSADNGAARILIGELTTITRSLEDIAIDRVDPAGDSR from the coding sequence GTGCACACGGGCGGACAGGCAGCCGATGCGCTCCGGCTGAGCACCCCCGACGCCGGCGCGGTAGCCCGCAGTCTGATCGGCGTCCTGGCAGTGACCGCTGTCGCCCTGGCGCTGGGTTCCGGAGCGACCGCGATGTGGACGCTGAGCGGAGGCGTGATCGCGGGCGCGATCGCGCTGCAGCGCAGCCCCGGCGGCCGGGTGCCACTCGTCGTCACCGGTTCGGTGGAACTGGCCATCGCGGTGCTGCTCGGCACCCTCACCGGGTGGCACAGTCCGGTATTCATCGCCGCAGTGGCGCTGTGGTGCTTCGCCGCAGGCATGCAGTGGTCTCTCGGGGCCAACGCCGGCCTGGTCGCCTCGGCGGCCAGCGCACTGCTGGTGCTGGCGCCACCGGTCGCCCCGACGGTGGGACAGGCCCTGCTGGCGCCCGTCCTGGTGGTGCTCGCAGGCGTGGTGCAGGCGGCGCTCATCGCCGTCTGGCCACCGCGGCGCTGGCGGGCCCAGCGCGACGGGCTCACCCGCGCCTACCGGTCGCTGGCCACCGATTCCCGCAACGTCGCGGCGAACAGCGCCGCCGACGTCGACGACGCACCGTTGACCTGGCTGCGAGAGGTGTTCGCCGACAGCCAGGTCAGCCAGCGGCCACGGGCGTACCACGGCGGATACCGACTACCGGAACGCCTGGCCGGCACCCTGGCGTCGCTGCATGCCAGCGCCGAACGTGACGATCGTGACGATGAGACCGGCGAATCCGCGACCGACGACGGGCTGCCGCAGCTGCTGACCGCCGCGGCGGTGCTGCTCGACGCGATCGCCGACCACGGTCACACGGCGCGACGGGACGCCGAGCATGCCCTGGTGCGCGTCCACACCGCCGCGGCCGCCGTGACCGGTCCCGAAGCGGCGCTGGCACAACGATTCTGCGAACAACTGCGGGAGGCCGCGGTCCTGCGGTTCGGCCAGTTGCACCGGCCCGACCTGATCGGCTCCCTCGCCTCGGCGCCCGCCGTGGTGCGCTCACATCTGACCTGGACCTCCCCTATCCTGCGCCACGCCATCCGGCTGTCGGTGACGACCGCACTCGCGGTGGCGGCAGCCCGGTACGGCGGGCTTGAGCACGCCTACTGGATGCCGCTGGCGGTCGTGGTGGTGCTGCGCCCGGAGACGGCGCACACCTACACCCGGTGCGCCGGGCGCATCGCCGGCCTCTGCGTCGGCATCATCGCGGCCTCGGTCCTCACCCTCATGTGGCAGCCCGGCCCGCTCGGCTCGGCCGTCTGCGCACTGTTGTTCGTCGGACTGGCCTACGGCGTCGCCCAGTTCGGCTATCTGGCCGTCGGCGCGGCGGTGGGCGCGATCATCATGTTCGCCGTCGGAGTCAGCGCCTCAGCTCCGTGGTCGGGTAACGCAGACCGGCTCTTCGCGGTGCTGATCGGCGGCGCGCTGGCAGTGATGGCCCACGTGGCACTGCCCGATCACGCCCTGATCCGGTTGCGCCAGCGGGCCGGAGAGCTGCTGATGACCGAAATCGACTATGCCGCGCTGGTGATCAAGGCATTCGTGCATGAAATCGACCACCCGGCCGAGATCCTGTCCGCGGCCTGGCAACGGGCGTTCCGCGCGCGGGCGGCGTTCGAGGCCGCGTGGGGCGCGACGAGTCTGGACCCACCGATCCTGCGCAGGTGGTTACGGTCCTACCGCACCGCGCTGAACTCGGTGACCAGCGCCTGCACCACGCTGGAGAACAGCCTGCCGACCCATCCGTCGTCGGCACTGCACAGCGAATTCATCGCCGCGGTGGACGATTACGTCGAGGCGCTCCGCGGAGCGCCGCCGAGCCCCGCCGTACCGTGGAGCCTTGATACCGCCGAACTGTCAACCGCACTGCGCCGCGTCCACAATGTGGCCTCGACCCTGTCCGCGGACAACGGAGCGGCCCGCATCCTGATCGGCGAGCTCACCACGATCACCCGCAGCCTCGAGGACATCGCGATCGATCGCGTCGACCCCGCCGGCGACTCGCGCTAG
- a CDS encoding EthD domain-containing protein, producing the protein MEKVIVLLRAAHSDQLWCERLRTRVADELLTLGVPGLAVNVRDDAVRESLMTLTTLDPPVVAVVSLWVQQYYGDQTGRALEVLAAECDSIAAYLVTESVPMPAPLTAVGERTDGLANIALLRRPADLDEATWLHRWHLAHTSVAIETQDTFGYTQNTVVRALTPDAPAIDGIVEELFRQEAVSDLHAFFGAADDDDLADRMSRMVASTDAFGASSNIDTVPTSRYVYATPFAGGVPAPGPQE; encoded by the coding sequence GTGGAGAAAGTCATCGTTCTGCTGCGCGCGGCGCATTCGGATCAGCTGTGGTGTGAGCGGCTGCGCACCCGCGTGGCCGACGAGCTGCTGACGCTCGGAGTGCCGGGTTTGGCGGTCAATGTCCGCGACGACGCGGTGCGGGAGTCGTTGATGACGTTGACGACGCTGGACCCGCCGGTGGTCGCGGTGGTGAGCCTGTGGGTTCAGCAGTACTACGGCGATCAGACTGGCCGGGCATTGGAAGTGCTTGCTGCCGAATGCGATTCGATCGCGGCGTATCTGGTCACCGAATCGGTTCCGATGCCCGCGCCGCTCACCGCGGTGGGCGAGCGGACCGACGGGCTGGCCAACATCGCGCTGCTGCGCCGGCCGGCGGACCTGGACGAGGCCACCTGGCTGCACCGCTGGCACCTCGCCCACACATCGGTGGCCATCGAAACCCAGGACACGTTCGGCTACACGCAGAACACGGTGGTCCGCGCCCTCACGCCGGATGCCCCGGCGATCGACGGCATCGTGGAGGAGTTGTTCCGCCAGGAGGCGGTGTCGGATCTGCACGCGTTCTTCGGGGCCGCCGACGACGACGATTTGGCCGACCGCATGAGTCGAATGGTGGCCAGTACTGACGCCTTCGGCGCGAGCAGCAACATCGACACCGTGCCGACCAGCCGTTACGTCTATGCCACGCCTTTCGCCGGAGGTGTTCCTGCCCCCGGCCCGCAAGAGTGA
- a CDS encoding enoyl-CoA hydratase/isomerase family protein gives MTLLIEDTNRVRTLTLNRPDALNAFNEALYDETTVALRAAAEDPDVAVVLLTGAGRAFSAGNDLVEMQERISNPDSTPGEHGFYGMLDVLADFPKPLICAVNGVGVGIGATILGFADLAFMSSSARLKCPFTSLGVAPEAASSYLMPRLLGRQNAAWLLMSSEWVGAAEAREMGLVWKVCEPDDLLTEARRYAETLAAKPISSLIAVKQAMMAPIRDQISAAVEREKALFGELVGAAANVDALAQFADRKR, from the coding sequence ATGACCCTGCTGATCGAGGACACCAACCGGGTTCGCACGCTGACCCTCAACCGCCCGGATGCGCTCAACGCGTTCAACGAGGCGCTGTATGACGAGACGACGGTTGCCCTGCGCGCCGCTGCCGAGGATCCCGACGTGGCGGTGGTGCTGCTGACCGGGGCCGGCCGGGCCTTCAGCGCGGGCAACGACCTCGTCGAGATGCAGGAGCGCATCAGCAATCCGGATTCCACCCCGGGCGAGCATGGGTTCTACGGGATGCTCGACGTGCTCGCCGATTTTCCGAAACCGTTGATCTGTGCGGTCAATGGGGTTGGCGTTGGCATCGGCGCGACCATCCTCGGCTTCGCCGACCTGGCGTTCATGTCGTCCTCGGCCCGGTTGAAGTGTCCGTTCACCAGCTTGGGCGTGGCGCCGGAGGCGGCCTCGTCTTATCTGATGCCGCGGCTGCTCGGCAGGCAGAATGCCGCCTGGCTGCTGATGTCCTCGGAGTGGGTGGGTGCCGCAGAGGCCAGGGAGATGGGCCTGGTGTGGAAGGTCTGCGAGCCCGACGATCTGCTTACCGAGGCCCGTCGGTACGCCGAAACGCTGGCGGCCAAGCCGATTTCGAGTCTGATCGCCGTCAAGCAGGCGATGATGGCACCGATCCGGGACCAGATCTCGGCGGCCGTGGAACGGGAGAAGGCGTTGTTCGGCGAACTTGTCGGTGCGGCGGCCAACGTCGATGCGCTGGCTCAGTTCGCCGATCGCAAGCGTTAG
- a CDS encoding (2Fe-2S)-binding protein — protein sequence MFVCLCTGATSQVVNEIVESGATTSKEVAEACGAGADCGRCRRTIRALIAAHLAAEGRPSEFNGCPSRITR from the coding sequence ATGTTCGTCTGCCTCTGTACCGGGGCGACCAGTCAGGTCGTCAACGAGATCGTGGAATCCGGCGCCACGACCTCCAAAGAGGTCGCCGAAGCCTGTGGCGCCGGGGCCGATTGCGGACGGTGCCGGCGCACGATCCGCGCCCTCATCGCCGCCCATCTGGCAGCCGAGGGGCGCCCGTCGGAGTTCAACGGCTGCCCGTCACGCATCACGCGCTAA
- a CDS encoding fatty-acid--CoA ligase: MSEYDLHSLILSCDFRVDDVEQMWKWMKKHRSGLLSIGAHHVVLYKSIWEPGRVLVTIGIRHARSIRDVLRSPAIFEWFDISGVEDIPPIFGGEVVEKIDLTEPSPEGHVAGVIVGAVATVDDVGTLMRKVHDGLDRFEQGGIRKIWVYQALDDGQEVMILQEVSDEISARQWIDHPDAAAEWMTTAGFGAYPSLFVGKLAYIMNVDEQDD, from the coding sequence ATGAGTGAGTACGACTTACACTCGCTCATTCTCTCGTGCGATTTCCGCGTCGACGACGTCGAACAAATGTGGAAATGGATGAAGAAACACCGGTCGGGGCTATTGTCGATCGGCGCGCATCACGTGGTGCTCTATAAATCAATTTGGGAACCCGGCCGGGTATTGGTGACGATAGGTATTCGGCACGCCCGGTCCATTCGCGACGTGCTGCGCTCACCAGCGATTTTCGAATGGTTCGATATTTCCGGCGTCGAAGATATCCCGCCCATTTTCGGCGGCGAAGTGGTCGAGAAAATCGACCTGACCGAACCGTCTCCGGAAGGGCACGTCGCCGGGGTGATCGTCGGTGCCGTCGCCACCGTCGACGACGTCGGAACCCTGATGCGCAAGGTGCACGACGGCCTCGACCGGTTCGAGCAGGGCGGCATCCGCAAGATCTGGGTCTATCAGGCGCTCGACGACGGCCAGGAAGTGATGATCCTGCAGGAGGTCTCCGACGAGATCAGCGCCCGGCAGTGGATCGACCACCCCGACGCGGCCGCCGAGTGGATGACCACCGCCGGTTTCGGCGCCTATCCGAGCCTGTTCGTGGGCAAGTTGGCCTACATCATGAACGTCGACGAGCAGGACGACTGA
- the bfr gene encoding bacterioferritin gives MQGDPDVLKLLNEQLTSELTAINQYFLHSKMQDNWGFTELAEHTRSESFEEMRHAETITDRILILDGLPNYQRLFSLRVGQTLREQFEADLAIEYEVVARLKPGIIMCREKQDATSANILEGILADEEGHIDYLETQLELMEKLGDALYAAQCVSRPPH, from the coding sequence ATGCAAGGCGATCCGGATGTTCTGAAATTGCTCAATGAGCAATTGACAAGCGAACTCACCGCAATTAACCAATACTTCCTGCATTCGAAAATGCAAGACAATTGGGGATTTACCGAACTGGCCGAACACACCCGCTCCGAATCGTTCGAAGAGATGCGGCATGCGGAGACCATCACCGACAGAATCCTGATCCTGGACGGCCTGCCCAACTATCAACGGTTGTTTTCGCTGCGCGTCGGCCAGACGCTGCGCGAACAGTTCGAGGCGGACCTGGCGATCGAGTACGAGGTGGTCGCCCGGCTGAAGCCCGGGATCATCATGTGCCGGGAGAAGCAGGATGCCACCTCGGCCAACATCCTGGAAGGCATCCTGGCCGACGAGGAAGGGCACATCGACTACCTGGAAACCCAGCTTGAGCTCATGGAGAAGTTGGGCGACGCGCTCTACGCCGCGCAGTGCGTGTCCCGGCCGCCCCACTGA